One window from the genome of Salisaeta longa DSM 21114 encodes:
- a CDS encoding Calx-beta domain-containing protein gives MAAFDGGSASSADNRLFVEKDGVNYYDGSTERKGGSISQGAFVFFDVTHDGSSIDGRLFGDNVISASGDSSGALKKYRLGNDQTGGDNLDGNLAEVIVFDRVLNEAERLVVQNYLSSKYDIAFGTTSKDKYAYDGIYGFDVAGIGRQSSSATHLSSNSSILNVSASSFSGDSRYVFVGHNDGGAASFGFEATEPVNGLSSNVERMAREWRVDLSGVATKTVTVSIKGANLPARSDGTYEYFLFVDEGDAFSTSPVAYTLQDDGTGTYTANVELSDGNYLTIGAGRRVVSLDAATADNAFENTTASPNASLTVQLNLPYSSASGTDVGVAFTNTGDLDGSGTIEDSGTGNVNGVYEASASDYNVSTTSPVTISAGSSTASVNINLTDDGGVEQTEKFNVALDASGITNADIGSSDNVTFSINDDDDPRKLSFTDVSVSQSEGSGGGTRIETFVVTMPSSEEAATKDPLTTVDFEIIGTSTATAGDDIAIVDESDPGGNAEYQEGLSMTTGRIHFSSADGTTTAELKLAISEDDISENDESVVVKLINPVSSALAASGTELTFTLTDDETPPTVQFAAGTSEGGENVDGTINVTLSEPAGNTVSVDFALDNGASTATQGSDFALLPSGNTVTFAPGSTSESITVDVSDDSQAELGEAVAIDLSAATNATLGSQTRHTYTINDNDATTAGSTGPGGVGGAANNKLWLRASSLDGLGTGAPVSVWGDRSGNANDASQTGSARPTLQTNILNSQSVVRFDGTNDNLRGTLSKVDGMTMIAVGNSNATNRNAFGEIYQGGSVRNAMFVNPGANLNYYDGSTEHRYGSVSQGEYLIFGVTHQGASIEMFKNGDSIFSTLSGNTNGTTTDYVIGNDETGGDLLNGDIAEFIVYSSVLNATQRTIVENYLSARYDIALNTGGTATDVYAGDTNGNGDYDRGVFGIGRTTTNDFHVAAETDGLRFDNPSGFDNGEYLLAGHKTPQNAVNTTDVGGVSGLDARMERTWYLDTDALTADATFDLAAAGLSGPAGAASGYVLLQRTAGSGGAWTQVAAASSVSGSTITFSGLAMGSDLSAGDEITIGTTDRAASPLTNNALLITGTSGTDGRDQGWRYLGLPVTGGTAGDLLGPDGTPYIDFSVAMAYTNPGDDGTGNGWQPITSAASPLTNGRGFIVWLFDDAAYPVDPFVTLRPSGGLTGPGAANVTVGDGSAAIGSDPTLATDDEQFLLANPYSVPFSLGSLTASGFDDVVQIWAPDAAAPAGVDDGNAGSFVTRSRSANDRVAPWQGFFLTRTTVGSGATKVTFNSSGRAAGQATGFVGSKQRAVPAPNVPLVLRGYDANGALVALDRAASVVFRAGATAGRDRFDAPKLQPMTQRYAIIAPVAPAGGGAGALRARESRPRPTTGGAVEIPLAFVAKNIGHTFDIAIPTGRQAATETYAAPEDWRVLLVDTKRTPTPSDDVTHELTPGGAPYQFSALQTSKTSAVSRSAPRDQVPQPAASRLRLPPQQAARTGNQKSSPKATTSGARFLLRVEATSGPLPVEMAELQAAVGDQRSVTLQWTTASETNNAGFYVQHQRLTATDSTADAADWDALGFVPGSGTTTAARSYRFTTDALDYGRHAFRLQQVDANGTVAYSKTITAAVQLTKAFDVQAPYPNPAQQRATLPIAVRNTQRVTVAIYDVLGRRVSVVHNQTVRGQQTKQVQVPTGRLASGLYFVRIRGERFATTRRLTVVR, from the coding sequence TTGGCTGCGTTTGACGGCGGGTCAGCCAGTAGCGCAGACAACCGTCTCTTCGTGGAAAAAGACGGCGTGAACTACTACGATGGGTCGACTGAGCGGAAAGGGGGGTCAATCAGTCAGGGCGCGTTTGTTTTCTTTGACGTTACCCACGACGGCAGCAGCATCGACGGGCGCTTGTTTGGAGACAACGTCATTAGCGCCTCAGGTGATTCCAGTGGTGCCCTTAAAAAGTACCGACTGGGAAACGATCAGACCGGAGGCGACAACCTGGACGGTAACCTTGCGGAGGTCATTGTCTTCGACCGTGTGCTCAATGAGGCCGAGCGCCTCGTCGTTCAAAACTACTTGTCGTCTAAGTACGATATTGCTTTTGGAACGACGTCGAAGGACAAGTATGCCTACGACGGCATCTATGGGTTCGATGTGGCCGGAATTGGCCGCCAGTCGTCGTCGGCTACTCATCTCTCATCAAATAGCAGCATCTTGAACGTTAGCGCCTCCAGCTTCAGTGGAGATAGCCGCTACGTGTTTGTTGGTCACAACGATGGCGGGGCTGCCTCCTTTGGCTTCGAGGCCACCGAGCCGGTGAACGGCCTCTCGTCCAATGTAGAGCGCATGGCTCGCGAATGGCGCGTAGACTTGAGTGGGGTCGCCACAAAAACAGTCACGGTTTCGATTAAGGGTGCGAACCTACCCGCACGCTCGGACGGCACGTACGAATACTTTTTGTTTGTGGATGAAGGGGATGCGTTTAGTACCAGCCCCGTTGCGTACACCTTGCAGGATGATGGTACGGGCACGTACACGGCCAATGTCGAGCTTTCCGATGGGAATTATCTGACCATTGGTGCTGGACGACGCGTCGTAAGCCTTGATGCAGCGACGGCGGACAACGCATTTGAGAACACCACAGCCTCGCCCAATGCATCGCTCACAGTGCAGTTGAATCTCCCGTACAGCAGTGCTTCCGGAACGGATGTGGGTGTTGCATTCACTAACACCGGTGACCTCGATGGCTCGGGAACCATCGAAGATTCAGGGACAGGGAATGTCAATGGGGTTTACGAAGCCAGCGCCTCAGATTACAATGTAAGTACGACAAGCCCAGTCACGATTTCCGCTGGAAGCAGCACTGCCTCTGTCAATATCAACCTCACGGACGATGGAGGTGTTGAGCAGACAGAAAAGTTCAACGTTGCACTTGATGCTTCCGGCATAACCAACGCCGATATTGGCTCTAGCGATAACGTCACCTTTTCCATCAATGATGACGACGACCCACGTAAGCTGAGCTTCACGGACGTGTCGGTTTCTCAGTCCGAGGGAAGCGGAGGCGGGACGCGTATCGAGACCTTTGTCGTTACGATGCCTTCGTCTGAAGAGGCGGCAACCAAGGATCCACTTACCACGGTGGACTTCGAGATCATCGGCACAAGCACGGCCACGGCCGGAGATGATATTGCGATCGTCGATGAATCCGATCCGGGTGGCAATGCGGAATATCAGGAGGGTCTCTCCATGACCACGGGGCGTATCCATTTCTCCAGTGCTGACGGTACCACGACCGCTGAGCTAAAGTTAGCAATTAGCGAAGACGACATTAGTGAAAACGACGAAAGTGTGGTTGTCAAACTCATCAATCCGGTGAGCAGTGCCCTGGCTGCTTCAGGAACCGAGCTCACCTTCACACTCACCGACGACGAAACGCCTCCTACGGTGCAGTTCGCTGCGGGTACCAGTGAGGGCGGTGAAAACGTGGATGGAACGATCAACGTGACGCTTTCTGAGCCTGCCGGAAATACCGTATCGGTCGACTTTGCGTTGGATAATGGAGCAAGCACAGCAACGCAAGGAAGTGACTTTGCTCTCCTGCCGAGTGGAAATACGGTTACGTTTGCCCCCGGAAGTACCAGTGAAAGCATCACGGTTGACGTGAGCGATGACAGCCAGGCTGAGCTTGGTGAAGCGGTTGCTATTGACCTGAGTGCAGCCACAAACGCGACGCTCGGCTCGCAAACGCGCCACACCTATACGATCAACGACAACGATGCAACGACAGCGGGTTCCACGGGGCCCGGTGGCGTAGGTGGCGCCGCGAATAACAAACTCTGGTTGCGTGCATCTTCGCTCGACGGCCTAGGTACCGGAGCACCGGTTTCGGTGTGGGGTGACAGAAGCGGAAACGCCAATGACGCATCGCAGACCGGGAGCGCACGTCCGACGCTCCAGACGAATATTTTAAACTCCCAATCAGTGGTACGCTTCGACGGTACAAATGACAACCTGCGCGGCACGCTGTCGAAAGTCGACGGCATGACAATGATTGCTGTGGGTAACAGCAACGCCACGAATCGGAATGCCTTTGGGGAGATTTATCAGGGTGGTTCCGTGCGAAACGCAATGTTCGTTAATCCTGGAGCGAATCTCAACTACTACGATGGTAGCACCGAGCACAGGTACGGATCGGTGTCGCAGGGCGAGTATCTCATCTTTGGCGTCACCCACCAGGGTGCATCCATCGAGATGTTCAAAAATGGTGACTCCATCTTTTCGACGCTTTCCGGCAACACAAATGGGACTACGACCGACTATGTCATTGGGAATGACGAGACCGGTGGCGATCTGTTGAATGGTGACATTGCCGAGTTCATCGTCTATAGCAGCGTGTTGAATGCGACCCAGCGCACCATTGTGGAGAACTACCTGTCTGCACGATACGACATTGCGCTGAACACAGGGGGCACCGCTACTGACGTCTACGCCGGGGACACGAACGGAAACGGCGATTATGACCGCGGCGTGTTCGGCATCGGACGTACCACAACGAATGACTTCCACGTGGCCGCCGAGACCGATGGCCTCCGCTTTGACAATCCCAGTGGCTTCGACAACGGCGAGTACCTCCTCGCAGGGCACAAGACGCCACAAAACGCTGTCAACACCACGGATGTGGGTGGCGTGAGCGGCCTCGACGCCCGGATGGAGCGTACCTGGTACTTGGATACCGATGCGCTGACTGCTGACGCTACGTTCGACCTGGCCGCCGCGGGCCTCTCGGGGCCAGCCGGCGCTGCCAGCGGGTATGTGCTCTTACAGCGCACGGCCGGCAGCGGTGGGGCGTGGACGCAGGTGGCTGCGGCGAGTAGCGTATCGGGCAGTACCATTACGTTCAGTGGCCTTGCGATGGGGAGTGATCTTTCCGCGGGCGACGAAATTACCATTGGCACGACCGACCGCGCTGCGAGTCCGCTCACAAACAACGCCTTGCTCATTACCGGTACCTCCGGAACCGATGGCCGCGACCAAGGCTGGCGCTACCTGGGCTTACCAGTGACCGGCGGCACGGCAGGCGATCTCCTCGGGCCCGACGGTACGCCCTATATCGACTTCAGCGTTGCGATGGCGTACACCAATCCTGGCGACGATGGCACCGGCAACGGATGGCAGCCCATCACCTCCGCGGCAAGCCCGCTCACCAACGGACGCGGATTTATCGTGTGGTTGTTTGACGATGCCGCCTATCCGGTAGACCCGTTCGTCACCCTGCGCCCGAGCGGCGGTCTGACGGGCCCCGGAGCCGCAAATGTGACGGTGGGAGATGGCAGCGCGGCTATAGGTAGCGATCCGACCCTGGCAACTGATGACGAACAATTCTTGCTAGCCAACCCCTACAGCGTCCCGTTTTCGCTTGGGAGCCTTACGGCGAGCGGCTTCGACGATGTCGTGCAGATTTGGGCGCCCGATGCCGCGGCGCCCGCGGGGGTTGACGACGGCAATGCCGGCAGCTTCGTAACGCGCAGCCGTAGCGCCAACGATCGCGTTGCGCCCTGGCAAGGGTTCTTTCTCACGCGCACTACGGTGGGCAGCGGCGCGACCAAAGTGACGTTCAACAGCAGCGGGCGTGCAGCCGGGCAGGCAACGGGCTTTGTCGGGTCGAAGCAGCGCGCTGTGCCCGCCCCCAATGTTCCTTTGGTGCTGCGCGGGTACGATGCCAACGGTGCGCTCGTCGCGCTGGACCGGGCCGCGTCGGTCGTTTTCCGAGCGGGCGCTACCGCGGGCCGCGATCGCTTCGACGCGCCCAAGCTGCAGCCCATGACGCAACGCTACGCTATCATCGCGCCGGTTGCCCCGGCCGGTGGCGGTGCCGGTGCCCTACGGGCCCGCGAGAGTCGGCCCCGGCCAACGACGGGCGGCGCTGTCGAAATCCCGCTGGCCTTCGTGGCCAAAAACATCGGGCACACGTTCGACATTGCCATCCCAACCGGTAGGCAAGCGGCCACCGAAACATACGCGGCCCCCGAGGACTGGCGGGTGCTGCTCGTGGATACGAAGCGCACGCCCACGCCGTCGGATGACGTAACGCATGAGCTGACGCCGGGCGGCGCGCCGTATCAATTTTCAGCTCTCCAGACCAGCAAGACCAGTGCGGTCTCTCGCAGTGCCCCGCGCGATCAGGTGCCCCAGCCTGCGGCTTCTCGCCTGCGGCTCCCACCACAACAGGCGGCTCGCACAGGCAATCAAAAGTCATCGCCCAAAGCCACGACGTCCGGCGCGCGCTTCCTGTTGCGCGTTGAAGCCACATCGGGTCCTCTGCCTGTCGAAATGGCGGAGCTGCAAGCTGCCGTTGGCGATCAGCGGTCGGTAACCCTCCAATGGACGACCGCCAGCGAGACCAACAATGCCGGCTTTTACGTGCAGCACCAACGCCTGACGGCTACCGACTCCACCGCTGATGCGGCCGACTGGGATGCGCTCGGCTTTGTGCCCGGCAGCGGGACGACAACTGCGGCGCGGTCGTACCGATTCACAACCGACGCGCTTGACTACGGGAGGCATGCCTTCCGGCTGCAGCAGGTGGATGCCAACGGCACTGTTGCTTACAGTAAAACGATAACCGCAGCGGTGCAACTCACCAAAGCCTTCGATGTGCAGGCGCCGTACCCCAACCCGGCACAACAGCGCGCAACGCTTCCTATCGCGGTGCGCAACACCCAGCGGGTGACGGTTGCCATCTACGACGTGCTCGGGCGTCGCGTATCGGTGGTGCACAACCAGACGGTACGCGGTCAGCAAACGAAGCAGGTGCAGGTACCAACCGGGCGCCTGGCCAGTGGGCTCTACTTTGTGCGGATTCGCGGCGAACGCTTTGCCACCACGCGCCGCCTCACGGTCGTCCGCTGA